The genomic segment ATAAAATCATTACAATAAATATAATTAGTTTTTATTTATATATATTATCCAAGGGGGATTGTAATGAAAGAAATTTTTAGAAATGAATTGAAAAAATTGTCACCCTACAAACCTGGGAAGCCCATACAAGATGTCCAAAAAGAATATGGATTGAACAAAGTTTATAAACTAGCGTCTAACGAAAATCCATTAGGATGTTCTCCTAAAGTAAAAAAAGCTCTTATAAAATGTATGGATAATATTCATCTTTATCCAGATGGAAATGCAACTCTTTTGAAAAAGAAAATATCAGATCTTACAGAAATCCCTGTAAATAGGATTCTCCCTAGTAGTGGATTAGATGAAATGATTGACCTAGTTGCTAAAACCTTTATTAATAAAGGGGATGAAGTAATTATATCAGATAATACTTTCATCCGTTATATGGATACCACTAAAATCATGGGAGGAGTTCCTGTTGTCATTCCTCTAAGAAAAGATTTTTCTTTTGACTTAGAAAAAATGTTAGAAAAAATAAATAATAAGACAAAACTTATCTGGATCTGTAATCCAAATAATCCAACTGGAACTATGATCTCTAGAAAAGAACTTATCAATTTTGTAAAGCAAGTTCCTAAAGATATTGTTATCGCTTATGATGAAGCTTATAAAGAATTTGCTACTGATAAAAATTTCCCTCATAATAGCATTGAGCTTCTTTCCAATCATCCAAACATAATCATTATGAGAACTCTCTCTAAAGCATATGGATTAGCTTCTTTTCGTATCGGCTATGCCATAGCTTCTGAAGAAATTATCGAAAATTTAAACAAGGTCCGTCCTGCTTTTAACGTAAGTACCTTTGCTCAAGCAGCAGCAATTGCTGCTTTAGATGATCAAGCATTTATTCAAAAAACCATCCAAAATAATAACAAAGGGAAAGAATATCTTTATAAAGAATTTGATAAAATGAATTT from the Garciella nitratireducens DSM 15102 genome contains:
- the hisC gene encoding histidinol-phosphate transaminase, which produces MKEIFRNELKKLSPYKPGKPIQDVQKEYGLNKVYKLASNENPLGCSPKVKKALIKCMDNIHLYPDGNATLLKKKISDLTEIPVNRILPSSGLDEMIDLVAKTFINKGDEVIISDNTFIRYMDTTKIMGGVPVVIPLRKDFSFDLEKMLEKINNKTKLIWICNPNNPTGTMISRKELINFVKQVPKDIVIAYDEAYKEFATDKNFPHNSIELLSNHPNIIIMRTLSKAYGLASFRIGYAIASEEIIENLNKVRPAFNVSTFAQAAAIAALDDQAFIQKTIQNNNKGKEYLYKEFDKMNLFYIPTQSNHIWVNIKKNSEEIFKNLQKKGIIIRPMKGTNIRVSIGLPQENEFLVQCLKEELNLCV